Proteins from a single region of Nomascus leucogenys isolate Asia chromosome 2, Asia_NLE_v1, whole genome shotgun sequence:
- the RIPOR1 gene encoding LOW QUALITY PROTEIN: rho family-interacting cell polarization regulator 1 (The sequence of the model RefSeq protein was modified relative to this genomic sequence to represent the inferred CDS: inserted 1 base in 1 codon) has protein sequence MNTKKRGSPARTHSMMSLSVRPQRRLLSARVSRSQSFAGVLGNHERGPRSFPVFSPPGPPRKPPALSRVSRMFSVAHPAAKVPQPERLDLVYTALKRGLTAYLEVHQQEQEKLQGQIRESKRNSRLGFLYDLDKQVKSIERFLRRLEFHASKIDELYEAYCVQRRLRDGAYNMVRAYTTGSPGSREARDSLAEATRGHREYTESMCLLESELEAQLGEFHLRMKGLAGFARLCVGDQYEICMKYGRQRWKLRGRIEGSGKQVWDSEETIFLPLLTEFLSIKVTELKGLANHVVVGSVSCETKDLFAALPQVVAVDINDLGTIKLSLEVTWSPFDKDDQPSAASSVNKASTVTKRFSTYSQSPPDTPSLREQAFYNMLRRQEELENGTAWSLSSESSDDSSSPQLSGTARHSSAPRPLVQQPEPLPIQVAFRRPETPSSGPLDEEGAVAPVLANGHAPYSRTLSHISEASVDAALAEASVEAVGPESLAWGPSPPTHPAPTHGEHPSPVPPALDPGHSATSSTLGTTGSVPTSTDPAPSAHLDSVHKSTDCGPSELPGPTHTTTGSTYSAITPTHSAPSPPTHTTTGSTHKPIISTLTTIGPTLNIIGPVQTTTSPTHTMPSPTHTTASPTHTSTSPTHTPTSPTHTPTSPTHKTRMSTPTTTSPTHKTRMSPPTTTSPTPSAMGLXQTATSPTHPTTSPTHTSTSPTHPTTSPILINVSPSTSVELATLSSPSKHSDPTLPGTDSLPCSPPASNSYTQADPIAPRTPHPSPAHSSRKLLTSPAPDPPESVVQSLSPTPSPPTPAPQHSDLSLAMAVQTPVPRAAGGSGDRSLEEALGALMAALDDYRGQFPELQGLEQEVTRLESLLMQRQGLTRSRASSLSITVEHALESFSFLNEDEDEDNDVPGDRPPSSPEAGAEDSIDSPSARPLSTGCPALDAALVRHLYHCSRLLLKLGTFGPLRCQEAWALERLLREARVLEAVCEFSRRWEIPASSAQEVVQFSASRPGFLTFWDQCTEGLSCFLCPVERVLLTFCNQYGARLSLRQPGLAEAVCVKFLEDALGQKLPRRPQPGPGEQLTVFQFWSFVETLDSPTMEAYVTETAEEVLLVRHLNSDDQAVVLKALRLAPEGRLRRDGLRALSSLLVHGNNKVMAAVSTQLRSLSLGPAFRERALLCFLDQLEDEDVQTRVAGCLALGCIKAPEGIEPLVYLCQTDTEAVREAARQSLQQCGEEGQSAHRRLEESLDALPRIFGPGSMASTAF, from the exons ATGAACACCAAGAAGAGAG GGAGCCCCGCGCGGACTCACTCCATGATGTCCCTGTCGGTGCGGCCGCAGCGCCGCCTGCTCAGCGCCCGGGTCAGTAGGAGCCAGTCCTTCGCAGGCGTCCTCGGCAACCACGAGCGGGGACCCAG GAGCTTCCCGGTCTTCAGCCCGCCGGGGCCCCCACGGAAGCCCCCCGCGCTCTCCCGAGTGTCCAGGATGTTTTCCGTGGCTCACCCAGCCGCCAAGGTGCCGCAGCCCGAGCGGCTGGACCTGGTGTACACGGCGCTGAAGCGGGGCCTGAC GGCCTACTTGGAAGTGCACCAGCAGGAGCAGGAGAAACTCCAGGGGCAGATAAGGGAGTCCAAGAGGAATTCCCGCTTG gGCTTCCTGTATGATCTGGACAAG CAAGTCAAGTCCATTGAACGCTTCCTGCGACGACTGGAGTTCCATGCCAGCAAG ATCGATGAGCTGTATGAGGCATACTGTGTCCAGCGGCGTCTCCGGGATGGTGCCTACAACATGGTCCGTGCCTACACCACTGGGTCCCCGGGGAGCCGAGAGGCCCGGGACAGCCTGGCAGAGGCCACTCGGGGGCATCGCGAGTACACGGAG aGCATGTGTCTGCTGGAGAGCGAGCTGGAGGCACAGCTGGGCGAGTTTCATCTCCGAATGAAAG GGCTGGCTGGCTTCGCCAGGCTGTGTGTGGGCGATCAGTATGAG ATCTGCATGAAATATGGGCGTCAGCGCTGGAAACTACGGGGCCGAATTGAGGGTAGTGGAAAGCAGGTGTGGGACAGTGAAGAAACCATCTTTCTCCCTCTACTCACGGAATTTCTGTCTATCAAG GTGACAGAACTGAAGGGCCTGGCCAACCATGTGGTTGTGGGCAGTGTCTCCTGTGAGACCAAGGACCTGTTTGCTGCCCTGCCCCAGGTTGTGGCTGTGGATATCAATGACCTTGGCACCATCAAGCTCAGCCTGGAAGTCACATGGAG CCCCTTCGACAAGGATGACCAGCCCTCAGCCGCTTCTTCTGTCAACAAGGCCTCCACAGTCACCAAGCGCTTCTCCACCTATAGCCAGAGCCCACCGGACACACCCTCACTTCGGGAACAGGCTTTCTAT AACATGCTGCGACGGCAGGAGGAGCTGGAGAATGGGACAGCATGGTCCTTGTCATCCGAATCTTCAGACGACTCATCCAGCCCACAGCTCTCAGGCACTGCCCGACACTCATCAGCCCCTAGGCCCCTGGTGCAGCAGCCTGAACCCCTTCCCATCCAAGTTGCCTTCCGTAGGCCTGAGACCCCCAGCTCTGGGCCCTTGGATGAGGAGGGGGCCGTGGCCCCAGTCCTGGCAAATGGGCATGCACCCTACAGTCGGACTCTGAGCCACATCAGTGAGGCTAGTGTAGACGCTGCCTTGGCTGAGGCTTCAGTGGAGGCCGTTGGCCCAGAAAGCCTAGCCTGGGGACCTAGCCCACCTACACACCCAGCTCCCACCCATGGAGAGCACCCCAGTCCTGTTCCTCCTGCCCTGGACCCTGGCCACTCTGCCACAAGCTCCACCCTCGGTACAACAGGCTCTGTCCCCACATCTACAGACCCTGCCCCATCTGCACACCTAGACTCAGTTCATAAGTCCACAGACTGTGGCCCTTCAGAACTGCCAGGCCCCACTCACACCACTACAGGCTCTACCTATAGTGCCATTACCCCTACCCACAGTGCTCCAAGCCCCCCCACTCACACTACTACAGGCTCCACCCACAAGCCCATAATCTCTACCCTTACTACTATAGGCCCTACCCTCAATATCATAGGCCCAGTCCAGACTACCACAAGCCCCACCCACACTATGCCGAGCCCTACCCATACCACAGCAAGCCCCACTCATACTTCCACAAGCCCCACCCATACCCCCACAAGCCCCACCCATACCCCCACAAGTCCCACCCACAAAACCAGGATGTCAACTCCCACCACTACAAGTCCCACCCACAAAACCAGGATGTCACCTCCCACCACTACAAGTCCTACCCCCAGTGCTATGGGCC TCCAGACTGCCACAAGCCCCACCCATCCTACCACAAGCCCCACCCATACCTCCACAAGCCCCACCCATCCCACCACAAGCCCCATCCTTATAAATGTAAGCCCTTCCACTTCTGTAGAACTTGCTACCCTCTCCAGCCCCTCTAAACACTCAGACCCCACCCTCCCAGGCACTGACTCCCTTCCCTGTAGTCCCCCAGCCTCCAATTCCTACACTCAGGCAGACCCTATAGCCCCCAGAACCCCCCACCCAAGTCCTGCCCATTCCAGTAGGAAACTCCTCACAAGCCCTGCCCCAGATCCCCCAGAGTCTGTGGTTCAGAGTCTAAGCCCCActccctcacccccaacccctgcACCCCAGCATTCAGACCTTAGCCTGGCCATGGCTGTCCAGACCCCAGTCCCAAGGGCAGCCGGAGGGTCTGGGGACAGGAGCCTGGAGGAGGCACTGGGGGCCCTAATGGCTGCCCTGGATGACTACCGTGGCCAGTTTCCTGAGCTGCAGGGCCTGGAGCAGGAGGTGACCCGACTAGAGAGTCTGCTCATG CAGAGACAAGGTCTGACTCGCAGCCGGGCCTCCAGTCTCAGCATCACTGTGGAGCATGCCTTGGAGAGCTTCAGCTTCCTCAATGAAGACGAAGATGAAGACAATGATGTTCCTGGGGACAG GCCTCCAAGCAGCCCGGAGGCTGGGGCTGAGGACAGCATAGACTCACCCAGTGCCCGCCCCCTCAGCACGGGGTGTCCAGCTCTGGACGCTGCCTTGGTCCGGCACCTGTACCACTGCAGTCGCCTCCTGCTG AAACTGGGCACATTTGGGCCCCTGCGCTGCCAGGAGGCATGGGCCCTAGAGCGGCTGCTGCGGGAAGCCCGAGTGCTGGAGGCAGTATGCGAGTTCAGCAGGCGGTGGGAGATCCCGGCCAGCTCTGCCCAGGAAG TGGTGCAGTTCTCGGCCTCTCGGCCTGGCTTCCTGACCTTCTGGGACCAGTGCACAGAGGGACTCAGCTGCTTCCTCTGCCCGGTGGAGCGGGTGCTTCTCACCTTCTGCAACCAGTATGGTGCCCGCCTCTCCCTGCGCCAGCCAGGCTTGGCTGAGGCTG TGTGTGTGAAGTTCCTGGAGGATGCCCTGGGGCAGAAGCTGCCCAGAAGGCCCCAGCCAGGGCCTGGAGAGCAGCTCACAGTCTTCCAGTTCTGGAGTTTTGTGGAAACCTTGGACAGCCCCACCATGGAGGCCTACGTGACCGAGACCGCTGAGGAGG TGTTACTGGTGCGGCATCTGAACTCGGATGACCAGGCTGTTGTGCTGAAGGCCCTGAGATTGGCGCCCGAGGGGCGTCTGCGAAGGGACGGGCTGCGGGCCCTCAGCTCCCTGCTCGTCCATGGCAACAACAAGGTCATGGCTGCTGTCAGCACCCAGCTCCGGAGCCTGTCACTGGGCCCTGCCTTCCGGGAGAGG GCCCTCCTGTGCTTCCTGGACCAGCTGGAGGATGAGGACGTGCAGACTCGTGTGGCTGGCTGCCTGGCCCTAGGCTGCATCAAG GCTCCCGAGGGCATTGAGCCCCTGGTGTACCTCTGCCAAACTGACACAGAAGCTGTGAGGGAAGCTGCCCGGCAGAGCCTACAGCAGTGTG GAGAAGAGGGACAGTCTGCCCATCGACGGCTGGAGGAGTCCCTGGATGCCCTGCCCCGCATCTTTGGGCCTGGCAGCATGGCCAGCACAGCATTCTAA